The following are encoded in a window of Deinococcus apachensis DSM 19763 genomic DNA:
- the rplP gene encoding 50S ribosomal protein L16, which produces MLLPKRTKYRKQFRGRMTGEAKGGDYVAFGDYGLVALEPAWIRSNQIEACRIVMSRHFRRGGKIYIRIFPDKPVTKKPAETRMGKGKGAVEYWVSVVKPGRVMFEVSGVTEEQAKEAFRLAGHKLPIQTKMVKREVYDEAQ; this is translated from the coding sequence ATGCTTCTTCCGAAGCGCACCAAGTACCGCAAGCAGTTCCGCGGCCGCATGACCGGCGAGGCCAAGGGCGGCGATTACGTCGCGTTTGGCGACTACGGCCTGGTCGCCCTGGAACCCGCCTGGATTCGTTCCAACCAGATCGAGGCGTGCCGCATCGTGATGAGCCGCCACTTCCGCCGCGGCGGCAAGATCTACATCCGCATCTTCCCCGACAAGCCCGTGACCAAGAAGCCCGCCGAGACCCGAATGGGTAAGGGTAAGGGCGCCGTGGAGTACTGGGTCAGCGTTGTGAAGCCCGGCCGCGTGATGTTCGAGGTGTCCGGCGTGACCGAGGAGCAGGCCAAGGAGGCGTTCCGCCTGGCGGGCCACAAGCTGCCCATCCAGACCAAGATGGTCAAGCGCGAGGTGTACGATGAAGCCCAGTGA
- the rpmC gene encoding 50S ribosomal protein L29, with translation MKPSDMRALPLADFDREITARKKELMELRFQAAMGQLAQPHRVKQLRREVAQLNTIRTERASQTVPVSEGQQ, from the coding sequence ATGAAGCCCAGTGACATGCGCGCGCTGCCCCTGGCCGACTTCGACCGGGAGATCACCGCCCGCAAGAAGGAACTGATGGAGCTGCGCTTCCAGGCGGCGATGGGCCAACTGGCCCAGCCGCACCGCGTCAAGCAGCTCCGCCGTGAAGTCGCCCAGCTCAACACCATCCGGACCGAGCGGGCCAGCCAGACTGTGCCTGTTAGCGAGGGGCAGCAATGA
- the rpsQ gene encoding 30S ribosomal protein S17 produces MKKTFTGVVVSDKADKTVSVKVERRFTHPLYGKVVTRSKKYAAHDETNQYKIGDRVEIIAVRPISKTKTWKVTKLIERPRGIETTAVETEGGQA; encoded by the coding sequence ATGAAAAAGACTTTCACGGGTGTCGTGGTGAGCGACAAGGCCGACAAGACGGTGAGCGTCAAGGTCGAGCGCCGCTTCACGCACCCCCTGTACGGCAAGGTCGTGACCCGCTCCAAGAAGTACGCGGCCCACGACGAGACGAACCAGTACAAGATCGGTGACCGCGTCGAGATCATCGCCGTGCGCCCGATCAGCAAGACGAAGACCTGGAAGGTCACGAAGCTCATTGAGCGCCCCCGCGGCATCGAGACCACGGCGGTCGAGACGGAAGGCGGCCAAGCATGA
- the rplN gene encoding 50S ribosomal protein L14, translating to MIMPQTRLDVADNSGARELMCIRVLNSGIGGKGLTTGGGGNKRYAHVGDIIVASVKDAAPRGAVKAGDVVKAVVVRTSHAIKRADGSTIRFDKNAAVIINNQGEPRGTRVFGPVARELRDRRFMKIVSLAPEVL from the coding sequence ATGATCATGCCCCAGACCCGCCTCGACGTGGCGGACAACTCCGGCGCCCGCGAACTGATGTGCATCCGCGTGCTGAACAGCGGCATCGGCGGCAAGGGCCTCACCACCGGCGGCGGCGGCAACAAGCGGTACGCCCACGTGGGGGACATCATCGTCGCCTCCGTGAAGGACGCCGCCCCCCGTGGCGCCGTCAAGGCCGGTGACGTGGTCAAGGCCGTCGTCGTGCGGACCAGCCACGCGATCAAGCGCGCCGACGGCAGCACCATCCGTTTCGACAAGAACGCCGCCGTCATCATCAACAACCAGGGCGAGCCTCGCGGCACCCGCGTCTTCGGGCCGGTGGCCCGCGAGCTGCGCGACCGCCGCTTCATGAAGATCGTCTCCCTGGCCCCGGAGGTGCTGTAA
- the rplX gene encoding 50S ribosomal protein L24, protein MPRPSAGSHHGDKLHVKKGDTVVVLRGKHKGATGKVLLALPRDAKVVVEGVNLVTKHVKPSASNPQGGIEQREGALHASKVALVDPESGKATRVRKQIVDGKKVRVAVKSGKVID, encoded by the coding sequence ATGCCCCGTCCCAGCGCCGGTAGCCACCACGGCGACAAGCTGCACGTCAAGAAGGGCGACACCGTCGTCGTGCTGCGCGGCAAGCACAAGGGCGCGACCGGCAAGGTCCTGCTCGCGCTGCCCCGCGACGCCAAGGTCGTCGTCGAGGGCGTGAACCTCGTCACCAAGCACGTCAAGCCCTCCGCGAGCAATCCCCAGGGCGGTATCGAGCAGCGTGAGGGCGCCCTGCACGCCAGCAAGGTCGCGCTCGTTGACCCCGAAAGCGGCAAGGCGACTCGCGTCCGCAAGCAGATCGTGGACGGCAAGAAGGTCCGCGTCGCCGTGAAGAGCGGCAAGGTCATCGACTGA
- the rplE gene encoding 50S ribosomal protein L5, translating to MQTLKAKYNEQVRPALMQQFGYSSVMAVPRIEKIVINEGLGSSKDDSKAIDKAARELALIALQKPIVTKAKKSISNFKLRQGMPVGVKVTLRNERMYVFLEKLINIGLPRIRDFRGINPNAFDGRGNYNLGIKEQLIFPEITYDMVDKVRGMDITIVTTAKTDEEARALLQAMGLPFRK from the coding sequence ATGCAGACGCTCAAAGCGAAGTACAACGAGCAGGTGCGCCCCGCGCTGATGCAGCAGTTCGGCTATTCCAGCGTGATGGCGGTGCCCCGCATCGAGAAGATCGTGATCAACGAGGGCCTGGGGTCCTCCAAGGACGACTCCAAGGCCATCGACAAGGCGGCCCGCGAGCTCGCCCTGATCGCGCTCCAGAAGCCCATCGTCACCAAGGCGAAGAAGAGCATTTCCAACTTCAAACTGCGCCAGGGCATGCCCGTCGGCGTGAAGGTCACGTTGCGCAACGAGCGCATGTACGTGTTCCTGGAGAAGCTGATCAACATCGGCCTGCCCCGTATCCGGGATTTCCGCGGGATCAACCCCAACGCCTTTGACGGCCGCGGCAACTACAACCTCGGCATCAAGGAGCAACTGATCTTCCCGGAGATCACCTATGATATGGTCGACAAGGTCCGCGGCATGGACATCACCATCGTGACCACCGCGAAAACCGACGAGGAAGCCCGCGCGCTGCTCCAGGCGATGGGCCTTCCGTTCCGCAAGTAA
- a CDS encoding type Z 30S ribosomal protein S14 yields MANTSKVVKAARGSKFAVQNYNRCSRCGRARGYYRFFGMCRICIRELAHKGELPGVKKASW; encoded by the coding sequence ATGGCGAATACCTCTAAAGTTGTGAAGGCGGCCCGCGGCAGCAAGTTTGCCGTGCAGAACTACAACCGTTGCAGCCGCTGTGGCCGTGCGCGCGGCTACTACCGCTTCTTCGGGATGTGCCGCATCTGCATCCGCGAGCTGGCCCACAAGGGCGAACTGCCCGGCGTGAAAAAGGCGAGCTGGTAA
- the rpsH gene encoding 30S ribosomal protein S8 produces the protein MLSDPIADMLTRIRNATRTHKESVDIPASKFKEQLARLLVQEGYVASVERTRPEGQKFDVLRLTLKYGAKREQVIKHIERISRPGRRAYVSAENLPRIQRGLGLAVVSTSKGLLPDREARKQGVGGEVICVLW, from the coding sequence ATGCTGAGTGATCCCATCGCCGACATGCTCACGCGCATCCGCAACGCGACGCGCACCCACAAGGAGAGCGTCGACATCCCGGCCTCCAAGTTCAAGGAGCAGCTCGCCCGGCTGCTGGTGCAGGAGGGCTACGTGGCCTCCGTCGAGCGCACCCGGCCGGAAGGCCAGAAGTTCGACGTGCTGCGCCTGACTCTGAAGTACGGCGCCAAGCGCGAGCAGGTCATCAAGCACATTGAGCGCATCAGCCGCCCCGGCCGCCGCGCGTACGTGAGCGCCGAGAATCTCCCCCGTATCCAGCGTGGCTTGGGCCTGGCGGTCGTCTCGACCTCCAAGGGCCTGTTGCCTGACCGCGAGGCCCGCAAGCAGGGCGTCGGCGGCGAAGTCATCTGCGTTCTCTGGTAA
- the rplF gene encoding 50S ribosomal protein L6, translated as MSRIGRQPIAVPSGVTATIANGVFSVKGPRGELSVPYNQALNISNDNGQILVTRPSDRQEHRALHGLTRTLVANAVKGVSDGYTINLELRGVGYRARLAGRNLELTIGFSHPVVIEPPAGVTFTVPEPTRIDVSGIDKQLVGQVAANVRKVRKPDAYHGKGVRFVGEQISLKAGKAGATGGKGKK; from the coding sequence ATGTCCCGCATCGGTAGGCAACCCATCGCCGTTCCCAGCGGCGTGACCGCGACCATCGCCAACGGCGTGTTCTCGGTCAAGGGGCCCAGGGGGGAACTCAGCGTTCCCTACAATCAGGCCCTGAACATCAGCAACGACAACGGGCAGATCCTCGTGACGCGCCCCAGCGACCGTCAGGAGCACCGCGCCCTGCACGGCCTGACCCGCACCCTCGTCGCCAACGCCGTGAAGGGCGTCAGCGACGGCTACACCATCAACCTCGAACTGCGCGGCGTGGGTTACCGTGCCCGCCTCGCCGGGCGCAACCTGGAGCTGACCATCGGCTTCAGCCACCCGGTCGTCATCGAGCCGCCCGCCGGGGTGACCTTTACGGTGCCCGAGCCCACCCGCATTGATGTGAGCGGCATTGACAAGCAGCTCGTCGGTCAGGTCGCCGCCAACGTCCGCAAGGTCCGCAAGCCCGACGCCTACCACGGCAAGGGTGTGCGCTTCGTCGGCGAGCAGATCAGCCTCAAGGCCGGTAAGGCTGGCGCCACGGGCGGGAAAGGGAAGAAGTAA
- the rplR gene encoding 50S ribosomal protein L18: MATQTAIRRKLRARRKVRVAAGERPRLSVFRSSKHIYAQIIDDSSGTTLAAASSSAVKTGTKTDTAAAVGRALAEAAAAKGVTQVVFDRGQYKYHGRIKALADAAREGGLDF; the protein is encoded by the coding sequence ATGGCGACCCAGACTGCTATTCGCCGCAAGCTGCGCGCCCGCCGCAAGGTGCGCGTCGCCGCCGGGGAGCGCCCGCGCCTCAGCGTGTTCCGCTCCAGCAAGCACATCTACGCCCAGATCATCGACGACAGCTCCGGCACGACCCTCGCGGCGGCCAGCAGCAGCGCCGTCAAGACGGGCACGAAGACCGACACCGCTGCCGCGGTCGGCCGGGCCCTGGCCGAGGCTGCCGCCGCCAAGGGTGTGACGCAGGTCGTATTCGACCGCGGCCAGTACAAGTACCACGGCCGGATCAAAGCGCTCGCGGACGCGGCGCGGGAGGGTGGCCTTGACTTTTAA
- the rpsE gene encoding 30S ribosomal protein S5, translating to MTFNRRNDRERETSEFEEKMLFVNRTSKTYQGGRRFRFAALVILGDRNGRVGMGIGKAKEVPVAIEKAKAIARKNMITVPVENGTIPHDIVGENSTSRVLLKPAGPGTGVIAGTVPRSIAELAGITNMLSKELGSRNKVNVAYAVFDGLKNLRTAKQVRAMRGIDVQPRVAGPAANSATTEAGAAQAGGAQ from the coding sequence TTGACTTTTAACCGTCGGAATGACCGCGAGCGCGAGACCAGCGAGTTCGAAGAGAAGATGCTGTTCGTCAACCGCACGTCCAAGACCTATCAGGGTGGTCGCCGTTTCCGCTTCGCCGCGCTCGTGATCCTGGGGGACCGCAACGGTCGCGTGGGCATGGGCATCGGCAAGGCGAAGGAAGTGCCGGTCGCGATTGAAAAGGCCAAGGCCATCGCGCGCAAGAACATGATCACCGTGCCCGTCGAGAACGGCACGATTCCCCACGACATCGTCGGCGAGAACAGCACCAGCCGCGTGCTGCTCAAGCCCGCGGGCCCCGGCACGGGCGTGATCGCTGGGACGGTGCCCCGTTCCATCGCCGAGCTGGCGGGCATCACCAACATGCTCTCCAAGGAACTCGGCAGCCGCAACAAGGTCAACGTGGCCTACGCAGTGTTTGACGGCCTGAAGAACCTTCGGACCGCCAAGCAGGTGCGCGCGATGCGCGGCATCGACGTTCAGCCCCGCGTGGCTGGCCCGGCCGCCAACTCCGCCACCACCGAGGCCGGTGCGGCCCAGGCGGGAGGTGCCCAGTGA
- the rpmD gene encoding 50S ribosomal protein L30, with the protein MKVTLRRSVIGRPKNQVETVKALGLRKIGDSRELADTPSVRGMIKTVQHLVEVEA; encoded by the coding sequence GTGAAGGTGACCCTGCGGCGCAGCGTGATCGGCCGTCCCAAGAACCAGGTCGAGACTGTGAAGGCGCTGGGTCTGCGGAAGATCGGCGACAGCCGTGAATTGGCGGATACCCCCAGCGTTCGCGGCATGATCAAGACCGTCCAGCATCTGGTGGAGGTGGAAGCGTGA
- the rplO gene encoding 50S ribosomal protein L15, whose amino-acid sequence MKLHELTPAPGSRKNRKRVGRGPGGTDKTAGRGHKGQKSRSGAGKGQFFEGGRSTLISRLPKRGFNNVGTTYEVVNLSQLAAVEGDTLDRAALELAGLVRRKNRPVKLLARGEVTRAVTVHVDAASQAAIQAVEAAGGRVVITAAGTDAEQTEQAG is encoded by the coding sequence GTGAAGCTTCACGAACTGACCCCCGCGCCCGGCAGCCGCAAGAACCGCAAGCGCGTGGGCCGTGGCCCCGGCGGCACCGACAAGACCGCTGGCCGCGGGCACAAAGGCCAGAAGTCGCGCAGCGGCGCGGGCAAGGGCCAATTCTTTGAGGGTGGCCGCAGCACGCTGATCAGCCGCCTGCCCAAGCGCGGCTTCAACAACGTCGGCACGACCTACGAGGTCGTCAACCTCTCGCAGCTCGCCGCTGTCGAGGGCGACACGCTGGACCGCGCCGCGCTGGAACTCGCGGGCCTGGTGCGCCGCAAGAACCGCCCGGTCAAGCTCCTCGCCCGGGGCGAGGTGACCCGCGCCGTCACGGTTCACGTGGACGCGGCCAGCCAGGCGGCCATTCAGGCCGTGGAAGCAGCGGGTGGCCGGGTCGTGATCACCGCGGCGGGCACGGACGCCGAACAGACCGAGCAGGCGGGCTAA
- the secY gene encoding preprotein translocase subunit SecY — translation MLRAFRDAFRIPDLRRKIVFTLLLLAVFRLGSTIPTPGVNTGALEQATSGGLFGLISLISGGNLSQFSIFALGVLPYITASIVIQLLTTTIPSLEKLSKEGEEGRKKINQYTRYAAIGLGAAQALFFSLYITNNPSFIAVGWDPGLFTVLVMVLTQVAGIAFTMWIGERITEVGVGNGISLIITAGIIARYPHEVSATAQLFRTNPDQSILGLAFFILVILATIAGIVYVYQGERRVPVTYARARGGAPTGAARNLGGQATWLPIKVNQAGVIPVIFASAMLIIPNLIASATTTRAPGVNAFIQTHLTPGSPWYIALEGLLIFGFTYLYNSVQFDPRRISEQLREAGGFIPGVRPGAPTAEYLGGISSRLSLWGAIFLVVLTVIPQVVQRATGISTFQFSGTGLLIIVGVALETLKQLEAQLTVRRYDGFISKGRIRGRLNS, via the coding sequence ATGCTCCGCGCCTTCCGCGACGCGTTCCGCATCCCGGACCTTCGGCGGAAGATTGTCTTCACCCTGCTGCTCCTCGCCGTGTTCCGTCTCGGAAGCACCATTCCGACGCCCGGCGTGAACACAGGAGCTCTCGAACAGGCCACCTCGGGTGGCCTTTTCGGGTTGATCAGCCTGATCTCGGGTGGCAATCTTTCGCAGTTCTCGATCTTCGCGCTCGGCGTGCTGCCGTACATCACGGCGAGCATCGTGATCCAGCTTCTCACCACGACCATCCCCTCGCTCGAAAAGCTCAGCAAGGAGGGCGAGGAGGGGCGCAAGAAGATCAACCAGTACACCCGCTACGCGGCCATCGGCCTCGGCGCGGCGCAGGCGCTCTTCTTCTCGCTGTACATCACCAACAACCCGTCGTTCATCGCGGTGGGCTGGGACCCCGGCCTCTTTACCGTTCTGGTAATGGTGCTGACGCAGGTGGCGGGCATCGCCTTCACCATGTGGATTGGGGAGCGCATCACCGAGGTGGGCGTTGGCAATGGCATCAGCCTGATCATCACGGCGGGCATTATCGCCCGGTACCCGCATGAGGTCAGCGCGACGGCGCAACTCTTCCGCACAAATCCCGACCAGTCGATCCTGGGTCTCGCCTTCTTCATCCTGGTGATCCTGGCGACCATCGCGGGCATCGTGTACGTGTACCAGGGCGAGCGCCGGGTGCCCGTGACGTATGCGCGAGCTCGCGGTGGGGCCCCAACGGGTGCGGCCCGCAACCTGGGCGGGCAGGCGACCTGGCTCCCCATCAAGGTGAACCAGGCGGGCGTGATCCCGGTGATCTTCGCCTCGGCCATGCTGATCATCCCCAACCTGATCGCCAGCGCGACGACTACACGGGCTCCTGGGGTCAACGCCTTCATCCAGACGCACCTGACGCCTGGCAGCCCCTGGTACATCGCGCTGGAAGGCCTGCTGATCTTCGGGTTTACGTACCTTTACAACAGTGTGCAGTTCGACCCCAGGCGCATCAGCGAGCAACTGCGCGAGGCGGGCGGCTTTATCCCGGGCGTTCGTCCGGGCGCGCCCACCGCCGAGTACCTGGGTGGGATCAGCAGCCGCCTGAGCCTCTGGGGCGCGATCTTCCTGGTCGTCCTGACGGTGATCCCCCAGGTCGTTCAGCGGGCGACGGGCATCTCCACCTTCCAGTTCAGCGGCACCGGCCTGCTGATCATCGTGGGTGTGGCGCTCGAAACCCTCAAACAGCTTGAGGCGCAGCTCACCGTGCGCCGCTACGACGGCTTCATCAGCAAGGGCCGTATTCGCGGTCGCCTGAACAGCTAA
- a CDS encoding adenylate kinase, with product MTQPRNKVVIFLGPPGAGKGTQAERLAREQGLTKISTGEILRDHVSRGTELGRQVQPILDAGQLVPDDILIALIRDRLAGMEPVRVIFDGFPRTCAQAEALDMLLEELGAPVTAVPLLEVPDELLIERIVERGRQAAARGEPVRSDDTEEVARKRQQVYREQTQPLIDYYGARSHLRHVDGVGSLDEVYGRIMQTMR from the coding sequence ATGACTCAACCCAGAAACAAGGTCGTAATTTTCCTCGGCCCGCCCGGCGCGGGCAAGGGAACGCAGGCCGAACGCCTCGCCCGCGAGCAGGGCCTGACCAAGATCAGCACCGGCGAAATCCTGCGCGACCATGTCTCCCGCGGCACCGAACTCGGGCGGCAGGTCCAACCCATCCTTGACGCCGGACAGCTCGTGCCTGACGACATCCTGATCGCGCTGATCCGTGACCGTCTGGCCGGGATGGAGCCGGTGCGGGTGATTTTCGACGGCTTCCCCCGCACCTGCGCCCAGGCCGAGGCCCTCGACATGCTGCTGGAGGAGCTGGGCGCGCCCGTGACCGCCGTGCCGTTGCTGGAGGTGCCCGACGAACTCCTGATCGAGCGCATCGTGGAGCGGGGGCGGCAGGCAGCGGCGCGCGGTGAACCCGTCCGCAGCGACGACACCGAAGAGGTCGCGCGCAAGCGCCAGCAGGTCTACCGCGAGCAGACCCAGCCCCTGATCGACTATTACGGGGCGCGCAGCCACCTACGCCATGTGGACGGCGTGGGCTCGCTGGACGAGGTGTACGGGCGCATCATGCAGACCATGCGCTGA
- the infA gene encoding translation initiation factor IF-1 encodes MPEQREKRKKEESDTVRAEGVVEEALPNTTFRVKLDTGHDILAYISGKMRIHYIRILPGDRVVLEISPYDTSRGRIVYRK; translated from the coding sequence ATGCCGGAACAGCGGGAAAAGCGCAAGAAGGAAGAGTCCGATACCGTGCGGGCCGAGGGCGTGGTCGAAGAGGCGCTGCCGAACACCACGTTCCGTGTGAAGCTGGACACCGGGCACGACATTCTGGCGTACATCAGCGGCAAGATGAGGATTCACTACATCCGCATCCTGCCCGGGGACCGCGTGGTTCTGGAAATCAGCCCGTACGACACTTCGCGCGGGCGCATCGTCTACCGCAAGTAA
- the rpmJ gene encoding 50S ribosomal protein L36 — protein sequence MKVRSSVKRMCDNCKVIRRHGRVIVICTNVKHKQRQG from the coding sequence ATGAAAGTTCGCAGCAGTGTCAAGAGGATGTGCGACAACTGCAAGGTGATTCGCCGCCATGGGCGCGTGATCGTCATCTGCACCAACGTCAAGCACAAGCAGAGGCAGGGCTAA
- the rpsM gene encoding 30S ribosomal protein S13: protein MARIAGVDLPREKRVEIALTYIYGIGLTRSKEVLARTGVNPDTRVKNLSEAEQSTLREAIERTYRVEGDLRSEVGQNIKRLMDIGAYRGLRHRRGLPVRGQRTKTNARTRKGPRKTVAGKKKATRK, encoded by the coding sequence ATGGCACGTATTGCCGGTGTTGACCTTCCGCGCGAGAAGCGCGTCGAGATCGCCCTGACCTACATCTACGGGATCGGCCTGACCCGCTCCAAGGAGGTGCTGGCGCGCACGGGTGTGAACCCCGACACGCGCGTCAAGAACCTCTCCGAAGCCGAGCAGTCCACCCTGCGCGAGGCCATCGAGCGGACCTACCGCGTCGAGGGCGACCTCCGCAGCGAGGTGGGCCAGAACATCAAGCGCCTGATGGACATCGGTGCTTACCGTGGCCTGCGCCACCGCCGCGGCCTGCCGGTGCGCGGCCAGCGCACGAAGACGAACGCCCGCACCCGCAAGGGGCCGCGCAAGACCGTCGCTGGCAAGAAGAAAGCGACGAGGAAGTAA
- the rpsK gene encoding 30S ribosomal protein S11: MAKPTKGKAPRRARRNISAGRAYVSASYNNTIVTITDLDGNSVAWSSGGTIGYKGSKKGTPYAAQLAAADAVKKAQQTFGMNVVDVIVRGTGSGREQAIRAIQASGIEVKSIMDDSPVPHNGCRPKKKFRA; the protein is encoded by the coding sequence ATGGCGAAACCCACCAAAGGCAAGGCCCCGCGCCGCGCCCGGCGCAACATCAGCGCGGGCCGCGCGTACGTGAGCGCGAGCTACAACAACACCATCGTGACGATCACCGACCTCGACGGTAACTCCGTCGCGTGGTCGAGCGGCGGCACCATCGGGTACAAGGGCAGCAAGAAGGGCACCCCCTACGCCGCCCAGCTCGCCGCCGCCGACGCCGTGAAGAAGGCGCAGCAGACCTTCGGCATGAACGTCGTGGACGTGATCGTGCGTGGCACCGGCTCGGGCCGCGAGCAGGCGATCCGCGCCATCCAGGCCTCGGGCATCGAAGTGAAGTCCATCATGGACGACAGCCCCGTGCCCCACAACGGCTGCCGCCCCAAGAAGAAGTTCCGCGCCTAA
- the rpsD gene encoding 30S ribosomal protein S4, protein MGRFRGSITKLSRREGINLAETEKVQKYLDKRPYAPGQHGQRRGRGRPSDYSVRLREKQKLARLYGMNEKQFRNLFEEAANVPGVTGTVFLQLLERRLDNVVFRMGFASTRRQARQFVGHGHVLVNGKKVDIPSYRVKIGDEITVAEKSRQMGFIQENMEAQKRRRTSPWIELNPDTFSGTFVRLPAREDLALPINENFIIEYYSR, encoded by the coding sequence ATGGGTCGTTTCCGTGGTTCCATCACCAAGCTCAGCCGCCGCGAGGGCATCAACCTGGCGGAGACTGAGAAAGTCCAGAAGTATCTCGACAAGCGCCCCTACGCGCCCGGCCAGCACGGCCAGCGCCGCGGCCGCGGCCGTCCCAGCGACTACAGCGTGCGTCTGCGCGAGAAGCAGAAGCTCGCCCGCCTGTACGGCATGAACGAGAAGCAGTTCCGCAACCTCTTTGAAGAAGCGGCGAACGTGCCCGGCGTGACCGGCACGGTGTTCCTGCAACTGCTGGAGCGCCGCCTCGACAACGTCGTGTTCCGCATGGGCTTCGCCAGCACCCGTCGTCAGGCCCGGCAGTTCGTCGGCCACGGGCATGTGCTGGTGAACGGCAAGAAGGTGGACATCCCCTCGTACCGCGTGAAGATCGGCGACGAGATCACGGTCGCCGAGAAGAGCCGCCAGATGGGCTTTATCCAGGAGAACATGGAGGCCCAGAAGCGCCGCCGTACCAGCCCCTGGATCGAACTCAACCCCGACACCTTCAGCGGCACGTTCGTGCGTCTGCCCGCGCGCGAGGACCTGGCGCTGCCGATCAACGAGAACTTCATCATCGAGTACTACTCGCGTTAA
- a CDS encoding DNA-directed RNA polymerase subunit alpha: MDQKRPQLKARVDGDYGEFVLEPLTRGYGVTIGNPIRRILMSSIPGTAVTSVYIEDVLHEFSTIPGVKEDVIRLILNLKELVVKFHAPGPKTLTLRAQGEGVVRASAFEVPSDAEIVNPDLVIATLAEDGKLVMEVRVEEGEGYVPADKHATKDRINSIPVDAVFSPVRRVAYHVENTRVGQQTDLDRLILRVWTDGSIGPQETLDKAVEILRDELTVFGNVETLPIAAPEVQQPVYTPAASIASGYDLPRQPELSINPQPYPADLDTPRVTLEGLGLTTRVLHSLKEEGIDSVDALCALSDRDLKKVPGIGERSLDEIKQQLAQFGLALRD; encoded by the coding sequence GTGGACCAAAAGCGCCCCCAGCTCAAGGCCCGTGTGGACGGCGATTACGGCGAGTTCGTGCTCGAACCGCTCACGCGCGGCTACGGCGTCACCATCGGGAATCCTATCCGGCGCATCCTGATGTCCTCGATTCCCGGCACCGCCGTGACGAGTGTGTACATTGAGGACGTCCTCCACGAGTTCTCCACCATCCCCGGCGTCAAGGAAGACGTCATCCGGCTGATCCTGAACCTCAAGGAACTCGTCGTGAAGTTCCACGCCCCCGGCCCCAAGACCCTGACCCTGCGTGCCCAGGGCGAGGGCGTGGTGCGGGCGAGCGCCTTCGAGGTGCCCTCGGATGCCGAGATCGTCAACCCCGACCTCGTCATCGCCACGCTCGCCGAGGACGGCAAGCTGGTGATGGAGGTGCGCGTCGAGGAGGGCGAGGGGTACGTCCCCGCCGACAAGCACGCGACCAAGGACCGCATCAATTCGATCCCGGTGGACGCTGTGTTCTCGCCGGTGCGCCGGGTGGCCTACCACGTGGAGAACACCCGCGTGGGCCAGCAGACCGACCTGGACCGCCTGATCCTGCGCGTCTGGACGGACGGCAGCATCGGCCCGCAGGAGACGCTCGACAAGGCCGTCGAGATCCTGCGCGACGAGCTGACCGTGTTCGGGAACGTGGAGACGCTGCCCATCGCCGCGCCCGAGGTGCAGCAGCCGGTGTACACGCCCGCCGCCTCCATCGCCAGCGGGTACGACCTGCCGCGCCAGCCCGAACTCAGCATCAACCCCCAGCCGTACCCCGCCGACCTCGATACGCCGCGCGTGACTCTGGAAGGCCTGGGCCTGACCACCCGCGTGCTGCACTCCCTCAAGGAGGAAGGCATCGACTCGGTGGACGCCCTGTGCGCCCTCTCCGACCGTGACCTGAAGAAGGTCCCCGGCATCGGCGAGCGCAGCCTAGACGAGATCAAGCAGCAGCTCGCCCAGTTCGGCCTGGCCCTGAGAGACTGA